The Lujinxingia vulgaris genome includes a region encoding these proteins:
- a CDS encoding serine/threonine-protein kinase, whose product MGPEEQLFAAGDVIAGRYRIEEELGRGAYGVVFRAIQLGIGRAVALKTLLPGVGEEAEERQRFEREALLISRLNHPNIITLFDYGEHEGVRFMVMEYVEGKSLGDLIAERGRLSAAAARRIVDQMLDALHLAHAQGVVHRDLKPENIRILAGETMDGEGVEVVKILDFGIAKIVQPQAEVPSMLDRLTESGKAMGTPQYMSPENITGDPVTHKADLYAVGLILFEMLAGEAAFKGKTPREVMVSHVRDDAPMLPDEEELRPFARALAAALIKQPDDRVASARAMRVMLEQDGAGRPSGALLAAGAGAGAAERSTMRALVAVALGVAVVVVLMAVALLMQTPGETGVETTSVVAASEREDGAETPSPNAAREGFEAAVVEPQPRPTPGEGEGEEVEPASEVDVGELQVQNVEQRADVPEPRDDGAESPEVARRSLASGADAYHAPSRARRVRAQPEREELTRLVRLVSTPPGARVSANGQPLGTTPLSWEAPLEGAVRLNFSLIGYQDQEVSLSPESAEDEVEVTLRRARLELMP is encoded by the coding sequence ATGGGGCCAGAAGAGCAGCTGTTTGCGGCCGGAGATGTGATAGCGGGCCGCTACCGCATTGAAGAAGAGCTGGGCCGGGGGGCGTACGGCGTGGTGTTTCGTGCGATTCAGCTGGGCATTGGCCGCGCGGTGGCGCTCAAGACCCTTTTGCCCGGCGTGGGCGAAGAGGCCGAGGAGCGCCAGCGTTTTGAGCGCGAGGCGCTGCTGATCAGCCGGCTCAATCACCCCAACATCATCACCCTCTTTGACTACGGGGAGCATGAGGGGGTGAGGTTTATGGTGATGGAGTATGTGGAGGGCAAGAGCCTGGGCGATCTCATTGCCGAGCGCGGGCGCTTGAGCGCGGCTGCGGCGCGGCGCATCGTCGATCAGATGCTCGACGCGCTGCATCTGGCGCACGCGCAGGGGGTGGTCCACCGCGACTTAAAGCCCGAAAACATCCGCATCCTGGCTGGCGAGACGATGGATGGGGAGGGGGTGGAGGTGGTGAAAATTCTCGATTTTGGCATCGCCAAGATCGTGCAGCCCCAGGCGGAGGTTCCCTCGATGCTCGACCGTCTCACCGAGTCGGGCAAAGCGATGGGTACGCCACAATATATGAGCCCGGAGAACATCACCGGCGATCCGGTCACCCATAAGGCGGACCTCTACGCGGTGGGCCTGATTCTCTTTGAGATGCTCGCTGGCGAGGCCGCCTTTAAGGGGAAGACGCCGCGGGAGGTGATGGTCTCGCATGTGCGCGATGACGCGCCGATGTTGCCCGATGAGGAGGAGCTTCGGCCTTTTGCCCGGGCGCTGGCCGCGGCGCTGATCAAACAGCCCGACGATCGGGTGGCGTCCGCCCGGGCGATGCGGGTGATGCTGGAGCAGGACGGCGCCGGGCGACCTTCCGGCGCGTTGCTGGCAGCCGGAGCGGGGGCCGGGGCGGCCGAACGCTCGACGATGCGGGCCCTGGTGGCGGTGGCGCTGGGCGTGGCGGTGGTGGTCGTGTTGATGGCGGTAGCGCTGCTGATGCAGACGCCGGGTGAGACCGGCGTTGAGACCACCTCTGTGGTGGCGGCGTCTGAGCGAGAAGATGGCGCGGAAACACCATCGCCGAACGCGGCGCGCGAAGGCTTTGAGGCCGCCGTGGTGGAGCCGCAGCCCCGGCCGACGCCGGGTGAGGGCGAAGGAGAGGAGGTTGAACCTGCGTCCGAGGTCGATGTCGGTGAGCTTCAAGTACAAAACGTTGAGCAGCGCGCCGACGTTCCTGAACCTCGCGACGATGGGGCCGAGAGCCCCGAGGTTGCTCGTCGAAGCCTGGCGAGCGGGGCGGATGCGTACCACGCTCCATCTCGCGCGCGGCGGGTTCGCGCGCAGCCGGAGCGTGAGGAGTTGACGCGGCTTGTGCGCCTTGTGTCGACACCTCCCGGGGCGCGTGTCTCGGCCAATGGTCAGCCCCTGGGGACGACGCCGCTGAGCTGGGAGGCGCCCCTGGAAGGCGCGGTGCGCTTGAACTTCTCGTTGATCGGGTATCAGGATCAGGAGGTCTCGCTGAGCCCCGAGAGCGCTGAGGATGAGGTTGAGGTCACGCTGCGCCGCGCGCGCCTGGAGTTGATGCCATGA
- a CDS encoding penicillin-insensitive murein endopeptidase, which produces MSSNATGTKFKSWVGCKALLAMMIGVAVMLGAAPAMAQSQASVSAMLRGTMLGIGPSPVASMINPQQDEWLDDEEIQAWLWPTPVERAWPMDEEGRPVVETRRRDVFFHEVGPRDTLSRIRSMYRVTTAMLEEMNPELDLRDLQVGQQVKVWELDTSSWARSVGRSNSGRLIGGEPMPPGESYILLYPHRAFGTYYAVSETVRVLDAYYQTFQDAPPLIVGDMSFRTGRAINPHRSHRSGRDVDVTLPRLVEPPNYNRFHYIRRDHLDAQRTLWMVLKLLEGGLVEHIFLDWYHQRTLYRLARDQGAPEAWLREVFQYPRRGGSGIVRHEPGHRKHLHVRYRCQQTDRWCG; this is translated from the coding sequence ATGAGTTCGAACGCGACCGGGACGAAGTTCAAGTCGTGGGTGGGATGCAAGGCGCTGTTGGCGATGATGATCGGGGTGGCAGTGATGCTGGGGGCGGCTCCGGCGATGGCGCAGAGTCAGGCCTCGGTATCGGCCATGCTCCGGGGCACCATGCTGGGCATCGGGCCCTCGCCGGTGGCCAGCATGATCAACCCGCAGCAGGATGAGTGGCTCGACGATGAGGAGATTCAGGCCTGGCTCTGGCCTACACCGGTGGAGCGCGCCTGGCCTATGGATGAAGAAGGGCGGCCGGTGGTCGAGACGCGCCGGCGCGACGTCTTCTTTCATGAGGTGGGACCGCGCGACACCCTCTCCCGCATTCGCTCAATGTACCGCGTCACCACGGCGATGCTCGAAGAGATGAACCCGGAGCTCGACCTGCGCGATCTGCAGGTGGGCCAGCAGGTCAAAGTCTGGGAGCTCGACACCTCAAGCTGGGCGCGAAGTGTGGGGCGCTCCAACAGTGGGCGCTTGATCGGTGGGGAGCCGATGCCGCCTGGCGAGAGCTATATTTTGCTCTATCCGCACCGCGCCTTTGGTACCTATTACGCCGTCAGTGAGACGGTGCGCGTGCTCGACGCCTACTACCAGACCTTCCAGGATGCGCCGCCGCTGATTGTGGGCGATATGAGCTTTCGCACCGGTCGGGCCATCAACCCGCACCGCTCCCACCGTAGCGGGCGAGATGTGGATGTGACGCTGCCGCGCCTGGTGGAGCCTCCCAACTACAATCGTTTTCATTACATCCGCCGCGATCATCTCGACGCGCAGCGCACGCTCTGGATGGTGTTGAAGCTGCTCGAAGGGGGGCTGGTCGAGCACATCTTTTTGGACTGGTACCATCAGCGCACGCTCTACCGGCTGGCGCGCGACCAGGGCGCGCCCGAGGCGTGGCTGCGGGAGGTCTTTCAGTACCCGCGGCGCGGCGGGTCCGGGATTGTGCGGCATGAGCCCGGGCATCGAAAGCACCTGCACGTGCGCTACCGCTGCCAGCAGACCGACCGCTGGTGCGGCTGA
- a CDS encoding DUF3015 family protein, protein MSASSANGAASDSGNSSAGSEGSSAGSGQSSAGSADSSAASEGTSGGSTDSTEASEGSSNSESSASSEQQDPPPEEPVDESNDTANALIASAALGTATASTVGSVLLTIFAVNELSAELYLRSNGHALRHHIARGAGDALEDLAHLCGVPAAHYADFAEATRQARHTLVEHLNDPRAIDAEETRAFLRALAEALSHDQQLATALITGAYAG, encoded by the coding sequence GTGTCTGCCAGCAGCGCCAACGGCGCGGCCAGCGACTCCGGCAACAGCTCGGCCGGCTCCGAGGGTTCGTCGGCCGGAAGCGGCCAGTCGTCCGCCGGCAGCGCCGACTCCTCGGCGGCCAGCGAAGGCACCTCCGGCGGTTCCACCGACTCCACCGAAGCCTCCGAAGGAAGTTCCAATAGCGAGAGTTCGGCGTCGTCTGAGCAGCAAGACCCGCCGCCTGAAGAACCTGTCGATGAGAGCAACGACACCGCCAACGCCCTCATCGCCAGCGCCGCGCTGGGCACCGCCACAGCCTCAACCGTGGGTTCGGTGCTGCTGACGATCTTTGCCGTCAATGAGCTCAGCGCCGAGCTCTACCTGCGCTCCAACGGGCACGCGCTTCGCCACCACATCGCTCGCGGCGCCGGCGACGCCCTCGAAGATCTGGCGCACCTCTGCGGCGTGCCCGCCGCCCACTACGCCGACTTCGCCGAGGCCACCCGCCAGGCGCGGCACACGCTGGTGGAACACCTCAACGATCCCCGCGCGATCGATGCCGAGGAGACCCGCGCTTTTCTACGCGCGCTCGCTGAGGCGCTCAGCCACGACCAGCAGCTGGCCACCGCCCTGATCACCGGCGCCTACGCCGGCTAA
- a CDS encoding cation diffusion facilitator family transporter, with protein sequence MSAHHHHHDSHHDHGGPTPARALVVAIALNAAFLLLETVVGFWTNSLALLSDAGHMVSDVGALLVALLAIKLASQAPSAAYTFGLKRAPVLGGLINAIGLIVIVVFISIEAVERLQAPPAMEATAVFWTGVAGLGVNLGSAWYLAKSRDQSVNTRGAMLHLLSDALGSVAAIVSAIAVGYFGLAVADPVASLVIALLILLGSWPLLRDTVRILLQRAPAGLDIAALKATLLAHPDVVAIHDMHAWGLDDGQAIVSVVLKTRIDALADATALTDALRRELRERFQVNHATIECRTPDAPGPDVAC encoded by the coding sequence ATGAGCGCCCACCACCATCATCACGACTCGCACCACGATCACGGAGGTCCCACGCCGGCCCGCGCGCTCGTTGTGGCCATCGCCCTAAACGCGGCCTTCCTGCTCCTTGAGACCGTCGTCGGGTTCTGGACCAACTCACTCGCGCTGCTCTCCGACGCCGGCCACATGGTCTCCGACGTGGGCGCGCTGCTGGTCGCCCTGCTCGCCATCAAACTCGCCAGCCAGGCCCCCTCGGCGGCCTACACCTTCGGGTTAAAGCGCGCGCCGGTGTTGGGCGGTTTGATCAACGCCATCGGGCTCATTGTCATCGTCGTCTTCATCAGCATTGAGGCCGTAGAGCGCCTGCAGGCTCCGCCCGCCATGGAGGCGACGGCCGTCTTCTGGACCGGGGTGGCCGGTCTGGGCGTCAACCTGGGAAGCGCCTGGTACCTGGCAAAAAGTCGCGACCAGTCGGTGAACACCCGCGGCGCCATGCTGCACCTTCTCTCCGATGCGCTGGGCTCAGTCGCGGCGATCGTCTCGGCCATCGCCGTGGGTTACTTCGGACTCGCCGTGGCCGACCCGGTAGCCAGCCTGGTCATCGCGCTCCTGATCCTTCTCGGGAGCTGGCCGCTGCTGCGCGACACGGTGCGCATCCTGCTGCAGCGCGCCCCGGCCGGCCTCGACATCGCCGCCCTCAAGGCGACGCTTCTGGCCCACCCCGACGTCGTCGCCATCCACGACATGCACGCCTGGGGGCTCGACGACGGTCAGGCCATTGTAAGCGTGGTGCTCAAAACCCGCATCGACGCCCTGGCCGACGCCACCGCTTTAACTGACGCCCTGCGCCGCGAGCTGCGCGAGCGCTTTCAGGTCAATCACGCCACCATCGAGTGCCGAACCCCCGACGCACCGGGCCCCGACGTGGCGTGTTAG